A window of Enoplosus armatus isolate fEnoArm2 chromosome 3, fEnoArm2.hap1, whole genome shotgun sequence contains these coding sequences:
- the tfap2c gene encoding transcription factor AP-2 gamma isoform X3 — MSLLERIDWRERHDGNSNGNPRLPHLPAVSQHLYSPSPSLSHSASSDFQPPYFPPPYQPISYPQSSDPYSHLGDPFNINSIHQSPSSNQQQAWPGRQGQDGLVAHGRSGLASQILGLEGGSSGVRREGFRRPELLPPHPHSIESSVIGDNMGMHDMGHGLEDVQHVDDHSIIMADQTVIKKGPVTLPKGNALGLPFQKESLLGMVSNPTEVFCSVPGRLSLLSSTSKYKVTVAEVQRRLSPPECLNASLLGGVLRRAKSKNGGRSLREKLDKIGLNLPAGRRKAANVTLLTSLVEGEAVHLARDFGYVCETEFPAKAIAEYLGRPHVERNEVNSRKNMLLAAKQICKEFTDLLTQDRSPLGNSRPAPIMEPGIQGCLTHFSLITHGFGSPAICAAMTSLQNYLNEALKQVDKMYLSSGSDTQGSSDSGSKSTDKMDKHRK, encoded by the exons ATGTCTTTACTGGAGAGGATAGACTGGAGG GAAAGGCACGACGGCAACAGCAATGGGAACCCCCGGCTGCCTCACCTGCCAGCGGTCAGTCAGCACCTCTACAgcccgtctccctctctctcacactcggCCAGTTCGGACTTCCAGCCCCCGTACTTCCCGCCTCCCTACCAGCCCATCTCCTACCCGCAGTCCAGTGACCCTTACTCCCACCTCGGCGACCCTTTCAACATCAACTCCATACACCAGTCGCCGTCGTCGAACCAGCAGCAGGCGTGGCCCGGCCGGCAGGGCCAGGATGGGCTCGTCGCGCACGGTAGGAGCGGGCTGGCGAGTCAGATCTTGGGCCTGGAGGGAGGCTCGTCCGGGGTGAGGAGGGAAGGGTTCCGCCGGCCGGAGCTGCTGCCCCCACACCCGCACAGCATAGAGTCGTCGGTTATTGGTGATAACATGGGGATGCACGACATGGGGCACGGACTGGAGGATGTTCAA catgtAGATGACCACAGTATTATTATGGCAGATCAGACAGTCATCAAAAAAG GACCTGTCACTCTACCCAAAGGCAACGCACTGGGTCTTCCTTTCCAGAAAGAGTCCCTGCTGGGCATGGTATCAAACCCCACAGAGGTATTCTGCTCTGTACCGGGCCGCCTTTCCTTGCTGAGCTCCACATCCAAGTACAAGGTTACCGTGGCCGAGGTCCAGAGACGTCTGTCGCCCCCTGAGTGCCTCAACGCATCACTCCTGGGAGGGGTTTTACGCAG AGCCAAGTCAAAAAATGGAGGTCGTTCTCTGAGAGAAAAGCTGGATAAGATTGGGCTCAACCTGCCTGCAGGAAGAAGGAAGGCCGCCAATGTCACTCTACTTACCTCACTAGTAGAAG GTGAAGCTGTTCATTTAGCAAGAGACTTCGGTTACGTGTGTGAGACAGAGTTCCCTGCAAAGGCAATTGCTGAATACCTGGGCAGGCCGCACGTGGAACGCAACGAGGTTAACTCTCGCAAGAACATGCTCCTTGCTGCCAA GCAAATCTGCAAGGAGTTCACCGACCTGCTTACTCAGGACCGCTCACCTCTTGGAAACTCTCGGCCGGCCCCCATCATGGAGCCTGGAATCCAGGGCTGCCTGACCCACTTCAGCCTCATCACTCATGGCTTTGGCTCTCCGGCTATCTGCGCCGCCATGACCTCCCTTCAGAACTACCTGAACGAGGCGCTCAAACAAGTGGACAAGATGTACCTGAGCTCTGGTAGCGACACCCAGGGGTCCTCAGACAGTGGAAGCAAATCTACCGACAAAATGGACAAGCACAGGAAATGA
- the tfap2c gene encoding transcription factor AP-2 gamma isoform X4, with protein MLWKLADNVKYEDDCEERHDGNSNGNPRLPHLPAVSQHLYSPSPSLSHSASSDFQPPYFPPPYQPISYPQSSDPYSHLGDPFNINSIHQSPSSNQQQAWPGRQGQDGLVAHGRSGLASQILGLEGGSSGVRREGFRRPELLPPHPHSIESSVIGDNMGMHDMGHGLEDVQHVDDHSIIMADQTVIKKVLGLRGGRNLDRLQRTYYQGGILAGPVTLPKGNALGLPFQKESLLGMVSNPTEVFCSVPGRLSLLSSTSKYKVTVAEVQRRLSPPECLNASLLGGVLRRAKSKNGGRSLREKLDKIGLNLPAGRRKAANVTLLTSLVEGEAVHLARDFGYVCETEFPAKAIAEYLGRPHVERNEVNSRKNMLLAAKQICKEFTDLLTQDRSPLGNSRPAPIMEPGIQGCLTHFSLITHGFGSPAICAAMTSLQNYLNEALKQVDKMYLSSGSDTQGSSDSGSKSTDKMDKHRK; from the exons ATGTTGTGGAAACTAGCAGACAACGTGAAATACGAGGATGACTGTGAG GAAAGGCACGACGGCAACAGCAATGGGAACCCCCGGCTGCCTCACCTGCCAGCGGTCAGTCAGCACCTCTACAgcccgtctccctctctctcacactcggCCAGTTCGGACTTCCAGCCCCCGTACTTCCCGCCTCCCTACCAGCCCATCTCCTACCCGCAGTCCAGTGACCCTTACTCCCACCTCGGCGACCCTTTCAACATCAACTCCATACACCAGTCGCCGTCGTCGAACCAGCAGCAGGCGTGGCCCGGCCGGCAGGGCCAGGATGGGCTCGTCGCGCACGGTAGGAGCGGGCTGGCGAGTCAGATCTTGGGCCTGGAGGGAGGCTCGTCCGGGGTGAGGAGGGAAGGGTTCCGCCGGCCGGAGCTGCTGCCCCCACACCCGCACAGCATAGAGTCGTCGGTTATTGGTGATAACATGGGGATGCACGACATGGGGCACGGACTGGAGGATGTTCAA catgtAGATGACCACAGTATTATTATGGCAGATCAGACAGTCATCAAAAAAG TATTAGGACTGCGAGGTGGCAGGAACCTTGATCGCTTACAGAGGACTTATTATCAGGGGGGCATTCTTGCGG GACCTGTCACTCTACCCAAAGGCAACGCACTGGGTCTTCCTTTCCAGAAAGAGTCCCTGCTGGGCATGGTATCAAACCCCACAGAGGTATTCTGCTCTGTACCGGGCCGCCTTTCCTTGCTGAGCTCCACATCCAAGTACAAGGTTACCGTGGCCGAGGTCCAGAGACGTCTGTCGCCCCCTGAGTGCCTCAACGCATCACTCCTGGGAGGGGTTTTACGCAG AGCCAAGTCAAAAAATGGAGGTCGTTCTCTGAGAGAAAAGCTGGATAAGATTGGGCTCAACCTGCCTGCAGGAAGAAGGAAGGCCGCCAATGTCACTCTACTTACCTCACTAGTAGAAG GTGAAGCTGTTCATTTAGCAAGAGACTTCGGTTACGTGTGTGAGACAGAGTTCCCTGCAAAGGCAATTGCTGAATACCTGGGCAGGCCGCACGTGGAACGCAACGAGGTTAACTCTCGCAAGAACATGCTCCTTGCTGCCAA GCAAATCTGCAAGGAGTTCACCGACCTGCTTACTCAGGACCGCTCACCTCTTGGAAACTCTCGGCCGGCCCCCATCATGGAGCCTGGAATCCAGGGCTGCCTGACCCACTTCAGCCTCATCACTCATGGCTTTGGCTCTCCGGCTATCTGCGCCGCCATGACCTCCCTTCAGAACTACCTGAACGAGGCGCTCAAACAAGTGGACAAGATGTACCTGAGCTCTGGTAGCGACACCCAGGGGTCCTCAGACAGTGGAAGCAAATCTACCGACAAAATGGACAAGCACAGGAAATGA
- the tfap2c gene encoding transcription factor AP-2 gamma isoform X2 yields the protein MLWKLADNVKYEDDCEERHDGNSNGNPRLPHLPAVSQHLYSPSPSLSHSASSDFQPPYFPPPYQPISYPQSSDPYSHLGDPFNINSIHQSPSSNQQQAWPGRQGQDGLVAHGRSGLASQILGLEGGSSGVRREGFRRPELLPPHPHSIESSVIGDNMGMHDMGHGLEDVQHVDDHSIIMADQTVIKKGPVTLPKGNALGLPFQKESLLGMVSNPTEVFCSVPGRLSLLSSTSKYKVTVAEVQRRLSPPECLNASLLGGVLRRAKSKNGGRSLREKLDKIGLNLPAGRRKAANVTLLTSLVEGEAVHLARDFGYVCETEFPAKAIAEYLGRPHVERNEVNSRKNMLLAAKQICKEFTDLLTQDRSPLGNSRPAPIMEPGIQGCLTHFSLITHGFGSPAICAAMTSLQNYLNEALKQVDKMYLSSGSDTQGSSDSGSKSTDKMDKHRK from the exons ATGTTGTGGAAACTAGCAGACAACGTGAAATACGAGGATGACTGTGAG GAAAGGCACGACGGCAACAGCAATGGGAACCCCCGGCTGCCTCACCTGCCAGCGGTCAGTCAGCACCTCTACAgcccgtctccctctctctcacactcggCCAGTTCGGACTTCCAGCCCCCGTACTTCCCGCCTCCCTACCAGCCCATCTCCTACCCGCAGTCCAGTGACCCTTACTCCCACCTCGGCGACCCTTTCAACATCAACTCCATACACCAGTCGCCGTCGTCGAACCAGCAGCAGGCGTGGCCCGGCCGGCAGGGCCAGGATGGGCTCGTCGCGCACGGTAGGAGCGGGCTGGCGAGTCAGATCTTGGGCCTGGAGGGAGGCTCGTCCGGGGTGAGGAGGGAAGGGTTCCGCCGGCCGGAGCTGCTGCCCCCACACCCGCACAGCATAGAGTCGTCGGTTATTGGTGATAACATGGGGATGCACGACATGGGGCACGGACTGGAGGATGTTCAA catgtAGATGACCACAGTATTATTATGGCAGATCAGACAGTCATCAAAAAAG GACCTGTCACTCTACCCAAAGGCAACGCACTGGGTCTTCCTTTCCAGAAAGAGTCCCTGCTGGGCATGGTATCAAACCCCACAGAGGTATTCTGCTCTGTACCGGGCCGCCTTTCCTTGCTGAGCTCCACATCCAAGTACAAGGTTACCGTGGCCGAGGTCCAGAGACGTCTGTCGCCCCCTGAGTGCCTCAACGCATCACTCCTGGGAGGGGTTTTACGCAG AGCCAAGTCAAAAAATGGAGGTCGTTCTCTGAGAGAAAAGCTGGATAAGATTGGGCTCAACCTGCCTGCAGGAAGAAGGAAGGCCGCCAATGTCACTCTACTTACCTCACTAGTAGAAG GTGAAGCTGTTCATTTAGCAAGAGACTTCGGTTACGTGTGTGAGACAGAGTTCCCTGCAAAGGCAATTGCTGAATACCTGGGCAGGCCGCACGTGGAACGCAACGAGGTTAACTCTCGCAAGAACATGCTCCTTGCTGCCAA GCAAATCTGCAAGGAGTTCACCGACCTGCTTACTCAGGACCGCTCACCTCTTGGAAACTCTCGGCCGGCCCCCATCATGGAGCCTGGAATCCAGGGCTGCCTGACCCACTTCAGCCTCATCACTCATGGCTTTGGCTCTCCGGCTATCTGCGCCGCCATGACCTCCCTTCAGAACTACCTGAACGAGGCGCTCAAACAAGTGGACAAGATGTACCTGAGCTCTGGTAGCGACACCCAGGGGTCCTCAGACAGTGGAAGCAAATCTACCGACAAAATGGACAAGCACAGGAAATGA
- the tfap2c gene encoding transcription factor AP-2 gamma isoform X1, with the protein MLWKLADNVKYEDDCEERHDGNSNGNPRLPHLPAVSQHLYSPSPSLSHSASSDFQPPYFPPPYQPISYPQSSDPYSHLGDPFNINSIHQSPSSNQQQAWPGRQGQDGLVAHGRSGLASQILGLEGGSSGVRREGFRRPELLPPHPHSIESSVIGDNMGMHDMGHGLEDVQHVDDHSIIMADQTVIKKVLGLRGGRNLDRLQRTYYQGGILAGEDEGPVTLPKGNALGLPFQKESLLGMVSNPTEVFCSVPGRLSLLSSTSKYKVTVAEVQRRLSPPECLNASLLGGVLRRAKSKNGGRSLREKLDKIGLNLPAGRRKAANVTLLTSLVEGEAVHLARDFGYVCETEFPAKAIAEYLGRPHVERNEVNSRKNMLLAAKQICKEFTDLLTQDRSPLGNSRPAPIMEPGIQGCLTHFSLITHGFGSPAICAAMTSLQNYLNEALKQVDKMYLSSGSDTQGSSDSGSKSTDKMDKHRK; encoded by the exons ATGTTGTGGAAACTAGCAGACAACGTGAAATACGAGGATGACTGTGAG GAAAGGCACGACGGCAACAGCAATGGGAACCCCCGGCTGCCTCACCTGCCAGCGGTCAGTCAGCACCTCTACAgcccgtctccctctctctcacactcggCCAGTTCGGACTTCCAGCCCCCGTACTTCCCGCCTCCCTACCAGCCCATCTCCTACCCGCAGTCCAGTGACCCTTACTCCCACCTCGGCGACCCTTTCAACATCAACTCCATACACCAGTCGCCGTCGTCGAACCAGCAGCAGGCGTGGCCCGGCCGGCAGGGCCAGGATGGGCTCGTCGCGCACGGTAGGAGCGGGCTGGCGAGTCAGATCTTGGGCCTGGAGGGAGGCTCGTCCGGGGTGAGGAGGGAAGGGTTCCGCCGGCCGGAGCTGCTGCCCCCACACCCGCACAGCATAGAGTCGTCGGTTATTGGTGATAACATGGGGATGCACGACATGGGGCACGGACTGGAGGATGTTCAA catgtAGATGACCACAGTATTATTATGGCAGATCAGACAGTCATCAAAAAAG TATTAGGACTGCGAGGTGGCAGGAACCTTGATCGCTTACAGAGGACTTATTATCAGGGGGGCATTCTTGCGGGTGAGGATGA AGGACCTGTCACTCTACCCAAAGGCAACGCACTGGGTCTTCCTTTCCAGAAAGAGTCCCTGCTGGGCATGGTATCAAACCCCACAGAGGTATTCTGCTCTGTACCGGGCCGCCTTTCCTTGCTGAGCTCCACATCCAAGTACAAGGTTACCGTGGCCGAGGTCCAGAGACGTCTGTCGCCCCCTGAGTGCCTCAACGCATCACTCCTGGGAGGGGTTTTACGCAG AGCCAAGTCAAAAAATGGAGGTCGTTCTCTGAGAGAAAAGCTGGATAAGATTGGGCTCAACCTGCCTGCAGGAAGAAGGAAGGCCGCCAATGTCACTCTACTTACCTCACTAGTAGAAG GTGAAGCTGTTCATTTAGCAAGAGACTTCGGTTACGTGTGTGAGACAGAGTTCCCTGCAAAGGCAATTGCTGAATACCTGGGCAGGCCGCACGTGGAACGCAACGAGGTTAACTCTCGCAAGAACATGCTCCTTGCTGCCAA GCAAATCTGCAAGGAGTTCACCGACCTGCTTACTCAGGACCGCTCACCTCTTGGAAACTCTCGGCCGGCCCCCATCATGGAGCCTGGAATCCAGGGCTGCCTGACCCACTTCAGCCTCATCACTCATGGCTTTGGCTCTCCGGCTATCTGCGCCGCCATGACCTCCCTTCAGAACTACCTGAACGAGGCGCTCAAACAAGTGGACAAGATGTACCTGAGCTCTGGTAGCGACACCCAGGGGTCCTCAGACAGTGGAAGCAAATCTACCGACAAAATGGACAAGCACAGGAAATGA